A section of the Streptomyces sp. SCL15-4 genome encodes:
- a CDS encoding ABC transporter ATP-binding protein yields the protein MEARPDNDVLWARSLHFTHRDGSPGLAGVSLGVRQGEILAVGGPRGSGKTTLLRCLSGLVPVCTGEVWFNSSPVHTLGPIARERLRRERFGWIDPEPVLVPELNVWENAALPLMLRGTARRRAKVCALEWLERLDVGDRARCRPRALRHAERQRVAIARALAAGPQVLFADEPTAPLHRADRAHVLRTLTTAARSHEITVVLATHDPDTAALADRTVALLDGRRVHTVHLPDTPDAEGRAACSLSV from the coding sequence ATGGAGGCCCGACCGGACAACGACGTGCTCTGGGCACGCTCCCTGCACTTCACGCACCGCGACGGCTCGCCCGGGCTGGCCGGGGTCTCGCTCGGCGTGCGGCAGGGCGAGATCCTCGCCGTCGGCGGACCGCGCGGCAGCGGCAAGACGACCCTGCTGCGCTGTCTGTCCGGCCTGGTGCCGGTGTGCACCGGCGAGGTCTGGTTCAACAGCTCCCCCGTGCACACCCTCGGCCCGATCGCCCGCGAGCGGCTGCGCCGGGAACGCTTCGGCTGGATCGACCCCGAGCCGGTCCTCGTCCCGGAGCTGAACGTCTGGGAGAACGCCGCGCTCCCGCTGATGCTGCGCGGCACCGCCCGCCGCCGGGCCAAGGTGTGCGCGCTGGAGTGGCTGGAGCGCCTCGACGTCGGCGACCGGGCCCGCTGCCGCCCGCGCGCGCTGCGGCACGCCGAGCGCCAGCGCGTCGCCATCGCCCGCGCGCTCGCCGCCGGGCCGCAGGTGCTGTTCGCCGACGAGCCGACGGCACCGCTGCACCGCGCCGACCGCGCCCATGTGCTGCGCACCCTGACCACGGCGGCCCGCTCGCACGAGATCACGGTCGTCCTCGCCACGCACGACCCCGACACCGCCGCCCTCGCCGACCGCACGGTGGCCCTGCTGGACGGGCGCCGGGTGCACACCGTGCACCTGCCGGACACGCCCGACGCGGAAGGCCGGGCCGCGTGCTCGCTCTCCGTCTGA